The Zetaproteobacteria bacterium DNA window GCTACGACCTGATCCTCAACACCGTCACCACACCGCTCTACTTCAGCTCCTCCAAGCTCTACTCCTCCGACTTCTTCCGCGACGTCAAGCGCAACCTCAAGCCGAACGGCCTCTACGTCACCTGGATGGACTCGCGCATCGGCAATCGAGGTGCCGACATCATCCTACGTACGCTGCAGGGCTCGTTCCGCCACTGCGCGCTGCTCTACATCAAGTCGGCCTACTTCCTGCTGCTCGCCTCCGACGCCCCGATCCGGGCCTTCCACCCCGATCTGGCGGCGCAGGATCCGCTGGTGCGGCGCGATCTGTGGCGCCACCGGATCAACGCCGCCTGGCTGCAGTACCAGCTGCTCACCACCGACGCCTGGCGGCTGATCGGCGACCGTCGCGCACCGCGCAACACGCTCGACCACCCGGCGCTGGAGTTCGCCATGAGCGGCGGCCGTGAGCACGATCTCTCCCGCTTCCGCAAACGGCTCTACCACGCGATCCGCCACCATGCCATGCGCGCGGCGGCGCTGCCCGGGGCGGTGTGGGATCCCGGCGCGGCCGTCGTCCACGCCCACCGGATGTTGCACGACTCCACCATCTACCACCGCGTGCGCGACACCCTCGCCGCCGAGGAGCCCCGCCTCGTGGCGCGCTGGAACCACGCCCTGCTGGTGCAGGACCGCATGGCGGTGGCCTTCGCCCCCACCGCCGAACACTTCTACCGGCTGGGCAAGCGGCTGCTCGACCTGCGCCGTTACGGCAAGGCGGCGGAGGCCTTCCGCCACACCCTGCAACTTGACGAGCGCTACCACAACGCCCACTTCAACCTCGCCGCCTGCAACGAGGCGAAGCATCGGTTGGAGGCGGCGCTGCGCCACTACCGACGGGAGGTGGAGCTCGAACCGGAGGATGCCGAGGCGGTCTACCGCGTGGCACGGGTGCTGGTGAAGATGAAGCGGATGAAGCAGGCGGCCGACTGGTTTGCCCGGGCGGAGGCGATGCGCAGGAAGCAGCCCCCATCCTTCTACTACTACCGCGGGCTGATGGAGGCCGCATCCGGCGCACGCACACAGGCGATCGCCGACCTGACCCGGGCGCTGGGCATCAACGAGGCCGACCGCGACATCCTCGACCTGCTGCTGCGGCTCAAACGCGAACAGGCCGCCGCCCGGTGAGCCGCCCCGCCCGGACGGCGGGGTGCCGCTTCACCGTCACCGCCGAAGACCCCTCCTCGTTCGCCCGCTGCGGTCGGCTGGAGCTGGCCCGGGGCGTGATCGAAACCCCGGTCTTCATGCCGGTCGGCACCCAGGCGACGGTCAAGGCGATGACCCCGCGCGACCTCACCGAGGAGATCGGCGCACAGATCATCCTCGGCAACACCTACCACCTGATGCTCCGTCCGGGCGCCGAGGTGATCCGTGCGCTGGGCGGCCTGCACCGCTTCATGGGCTGGCCGGGGCCGATCCTGACCGACTCCGGCGGCTTCCAGGTCTGGTCGCTGGGCAAGCTCTGCCGCATCGAGCCGGAGGGGGTGCGCTTCCGCTCGCACATCGACGGATCCGAATGGTTCCTCGGGCCGAAGCAGAGCATGGCGGTGCAGCAGGCGCTGGGCAGCGACATCGTCATGGCCTTCGACGAATGCACCCCCTACCCCGCCACCCGCGACGAGGCGGCGGCCTCCATGCTCCGGTCGATGCGCTGGGCGGCCGACTGCCGGCGCCACCTGCCGCCGGATGGAGGACAGGCGCTCTTCGGCATCGTGCAGGGCGGCATCTACGGTGACCTGCGGCGGGAGAGCCTGGAGCGGCTTGGCGGGCTGGAGCTCGACGGCATCGCCATCGGCGGCCTGTCGGTGGGCGAGCCGAAGGAGGAGATGCTGGCCGTGCTCGATGCGCTGGCCCCGCACCTGCCGAAGGAAAAACCGCACTATGTCATGGGGGTGGGCACGCCGCAGGACCTGATTCGCGCCATCGACCGCGGCATCGACATGTTCGACTGCGTCATGCCGACGCGCAATGCGCGCAACGGCACGCTGTTTACCGACCAGGGCAAGATCAATATCAAGAACGCCGTCCACCGGTGCGATCCGGCGCCGGTGATGAAGGGTTGCACCTGCTACACCTGCCGCCACTTCTCGCGCGCCTACCTGCGCCATCTCCACATCAGCGGCGAAATCCTGGGCGCAAGGTTGAATACGCTGCACAACCTCCACTACTATTGCGCGCTCATGCGCCGGGCCAGGGCGGCGATCGCCGATGGAGACTGGCCGCGGTTCCGGGACGATTTCCTGCGCTCCGGGCGGTGACCCCCCGCGGCCGCCCGCCATCCGACCAACCCCTTTCCCACGAGGTAGAGCCATGATGCGACAGACAACGGCGGCGGCACTACAGCTGGTTGCCGTCCCGAATCTCGCCTTCGCGGCAGGCGGCCCGGGCGCGGCGGGAGGCGCCGCCGGCGGCTTCGCCTCCCTGATCCCGCTGCTCCTGATCATGGCGATCTTCTATTTCCTGCTCATCCGGCCGCAGCAGAAGCGCTACAAGGCCCACCGGGAGATGATCTCCGGCCTGAAGAAGGGGGACCGGGTGATCACCGCCGGCGGCATCTATGGCAAGGTGGTCGACGTACAGGAAGAGCAGCTCAAGGTGGAGATCGCCGACGGCGTACGGGTGCGCATCAAGCGCGACACCGTCTCATCGCTGGCGGATTAGGCCGATGCACTCCTTCGCCCGCTGGAAGTACTGGCTGATCGCTGCCGTGCTGCTGGTCTCGCTGATGGGGGCGCTGCCCAACGTGATCCGCGTGCCGGGCTGGTGGCCGGGGATCCTCAGCCATCCGCTCAACCTGGGGCTCGACCTCAAGGGCGGAGTCCACCTGGTGCTCGACGTCGACGTGGAGAAGGCGGTGGCCCGCAGTGTCGAGGAGGATCTCGGCCTGGTGCGCCGCCTGCTGCGGGAGAACCGCATCCGCTACCAGCGGCTGGAGGCCGAAGGGCCCCTGCTCACCGTGACGCTGCGCGACCCCGCCGACGGGCCGGCGGCGGAGAAGCTGCTCGATGACCAGCTTCCCACCTACTCCATGCGCCGCAGCGGCGCCGCCATCCGCCTCACCCTCGACGAGAAGGAGGCGGAAGAGATCCGCAAGTTCGCCGTCGATCAGGTGATCGAGGTGGTGCGCAACCGCATCGATGCGCTGGGCACCACCGAGCCGGTGATCGTCAAACAGGGCAAACGGCGGGTGCTGGTGCAGATCCCCGGCTACGAGGACACCGCCCGCGCCAAGGCGCTGATCGGTCGCACCGCGCTGCTCGAGTTCAAGCTGGTCGACGAGAAGGGAGACCTCGACAAGGCGCTGGCCACCGGCCATCCGCCGCCGGGGGACATCATCGTCTACGGCAAGAAGGAGATGCGCGGCGGCAAGCTGGTCGCCCAGCCCTACCTGCTGAAGAAGCGCACCGAGCTCTCCGGCAGCGAGGTGGCCGACGCCCGCGTCTCGATCGACTCGCGCTTCAACGAATATGCGGTGACGCTGAAGTTCAACAACAAAGGGGCGCGCCGCTTCGACAAGCTGACCAAGGCCCATGTGGGCGAGCGCTTCGCCATCATCCTCGAAGGGGTAGTGCAATCGGCGCCGGTGATCCGCGAGCGGATCTCCGGCGGCACCGCCCAGATCACCGGCAACTTCACGCCGCAGGAGGCGCGTGATCTGGCCATCGTGCTGCGCGCAGGCGCCCTGCCGGCGCCGGTGAAGGTGGTCGAGGAGCGCTCCATCGGGCCGAGCCTGGGGCAGGACTCGGTCGAACAGGGGGCCGAATCGATCGTGATCGGCGCGCTGCTGGTGCTGCTCTTCATGGCGGTCTACTACCGCGCCTTCGGCCTGATCGCCAATGTGGCCCTGCTGTTCAACATGCTGCTGATCGTGGCCGCGATGAGCATGATCGGCGCCACGCTGACCCTGCCGGGCATGGCCGGCATCGTGCTGACCATCGGTATGGCGGTCGATGCCAACGTGCTGATCTTCGAGCGCATCCGCGAGGAACTCCATCTGGGCAAGACGCCGCTGGCGGCGATCGACGGCGGCTACGACAAGGCCTTCTCGACCATCGTCGACGCCAACATCACCACCCTGATCGCGGCCATCGTGCTGTTCCAGTTCGGCAGCGGCCCGGTCAAGGGGTTCGCCGTCACCCTCTCGGTCGGCATCCTCGCCTCGATGTTCACCGCCATCACCGTCACTCGAGCGATCGTCGCGCTGACCGTCACCCGCGGCGGCCGGCGGCCGGCCCGGCTGAGCATCTGATCCCGGAGCCCTCCCATGCAGCTGATCCCCCCCGACATCGACATCGACTTCATCGGCAAACGCAAGATCGCCTTTCTGCTCTCCGGACTGATGGTCGCCGCCTCGATCGTGCTGCTGGTGGTACGCGGGCTCAACTTCGGCATCGACTTCACCGGCGGCACGCTGGTCGAGGTCCGCTTCGCCACGCCGCCGCAGATCGCCGAGGTGCGCAAGGCGATCACCCCGGCCGGCTACGGCCAGGCGATCATCCAACGCTTCGGCGCGCCGAATGAGATCCTCATCCGGGTGCAGAACCGGGAGGGAGAGAAGTCGTCGGTGATCAGCGCCAGGGTTCTCGATGCGCTGAACCGCCATTTCCATGCCAGCCCGGTGGAGATGCGGCGGGTGGAGTACGTCGGGCCCCAGGTGGGCCGCGAGCTGACCCGCGCCGGCATCATGGCGGTGCTGATCGCCATGGTGGCGATCCT harbors:
- the secD gene encoding protein translocase subunit SecD, whose amino-acid sequence is MHSFARWKYWLIAAVLLVSLMGALPNVIRVPGWWPGILSHPLNLGLDLKGGVHLVLDVDVEKAVARSVEEDLGLVRRLLRENRIRYQRLEAEGPLLTVTLRDPADGPAAEKLLDDQLPTYSMRRSGAAIRLTLDEKEAEEIRKFAVDQVIEVVRNRIDALGTTEPVIVKQGKRRVLVQIPGYEDTARAKALIGRTALLEFKLVDEKGDLDKALATGHPPPGDIIVYGKKEMRGGKLVAQPYLLKKRTELSGSEVADARVSIDSRFNEYAVTLKFNNKGARRFDKLTKAHVGERFAIILEGVVQSAPVIRERISGGTAQITGNFTPQEARDLAIVLRAGALPAPVKVVEERSIGPSLGQDSVEQGAESIVIGALLVLLFMAVYYRAFGLIANVALLFNMLLIVAAMSMIGATLTLPGMAGIVLTIGMAVDANVLIFERIREELHLGKTPLAAIDGGYDKAFSTIVDANITTLIAAIVLFQFGSGPVKGFAVTLSVGILASMFTAITVTRAIVALTVTRGGRRPARLSI
- a CDS encoding tRNA guanosine(34) transglycosylase Tgt — protein: MSRPARTAGCRFTVTAEDPSSFARCGRLELARGVIETPVFMPVGTQATVKAMTPRDLTEEIGAQIILGNTYHLMLRPGAEVIRALGGLHRFMGWPGPILTDSGGFQVWSLGKLCRIEPEGVRFRSHIDGSEWFLGPKQSMAVQQALGSDIVMAFDECTPYPATRDEAAASMLRSMRWAADCRRHLPPDGGQALFGIVQGGIYGDLRRESLERLGGLELDGIAIGGLSVGEPKEEMLAVLDALAPHLPKEKPHYVMGVGTPQDLIRAIDRGIDMFDCVMPTRNARNGTLFTDQGKINIKNAVHRCDPAPVMKGCTCYTCRHFSRAYLRHLHISGEILGARLNTLHNLHYYCALMRRARAAIADGDWPRFRDDFLRSGR
- the yajC gene encoding preprotein translocase subunit YajC — translated: MRQTTAAALQLVAVPNLAFAAGGPGAAGGAAGGFASLIPLLLIMAIFYFLLIRPQQKRYKAHREMISGLKKGDRVITAGGIYGKVVDVQEEQLKVEIADGVRVRIKRDTVSSLAD